CAGATTTAAATGTGCCATGGGAAAATACGGATAAAGCAGCTGAATTAAAAGCAAAAGCAGGAATCTAATAAAATAAAAAGGAGCATCCGGTTAAATGGATAGCTCCTTTTTTGTAATTTCCAGTAAACTTCCTATATTATAGGTAGAGATTTCGATAAACAGTAAATGAGTGTGAAATTATTTCTGAAGTGATTTATAGTATTGTCCCTTCGCTACATATTCGGAAATAATGCGATCCATATCTGCGCGATCTTCTGCAGTTACTTCACGTACAACTTTTGCTGGGCGTCCCATCGCTAAACAGTTGGGAGGAATCACTTTTCCCGGTGGCACAAGACTACCGGCACCGATAAATGCTCCTTCGCCTATAACGGCTCCGTCCAATATGATGGAACCCATACCAACTAAAGCACGTTTCTTAATTGTACAGCTATGTAATGTAACTTGATGACCTACTGTTACTTCATCTTCAATAATGAGAGGGTAAGCGGGACTTTGGTGAAGGCAGCTCAAATCCTGGATGCTGACACGGTCGCCAATTATTGTCTTGTTTACATCGCCGCGGATTACTGTGTTAAACCAAATTGAAGTTTCGGCTCCTATTGTTACATCGCCGGTAATTGTGGCATAGTCGGCAATAAATGCAGAAGGGTGAATCGTCGGTATTTTATCCTTATAAGGGTATATCATTTTTCATTTCCTCATTTCTTCTATAAAATTGTAGATAAATCTATAGATATCGTAACAAAACGTGAAGATTTTTCAATTAACATTTCTTTTAGATCGGAATGTATTATAATTAAACAAATAAATAGTAATATAATGATGCCGATATTAAAGAAGGCGCAATACCATAATTTTTTGATACACGGCAAAACTCAGATTTAAAATTAAAGGTCTCGTGTTTATGACATAAAAATAATTTACATGTAAGGAGTATGGCCATGTGGAAATGGGAAACAGAGCAACAACCAAAAGCCGTAGTCGTTATTCTTCATAGCGCATATGAACATCATCGGTGGTACGCATGGTTAATCGAAAAGTTCCGTAGTTCTCACTTTCACGTTGTGATGGGAGATTTGCCGGGACATGGAGAGCAAGGAAAGTATACAAAGTATCATGATGAAGATTTTAAAGAATATTACAAGTATACAAAAGTGTTATTGAAAGTGGCACTAGAATATAATTTACCGCTTTTTATCGTCGGAAATGGGCTAGGGGCTGCAATAGCTACTTACGTGCTCCAGAACAATAAAATAGAATGTGCGGGTGTTGTTTTAACATCCCCTTGGTTTAACTTAAAGCTGGCACCGGGTAAACTGTCGAATGCTTTATCAAGCTTCAGCGCCATTACATCGAATGTTAAGCTGAAACATGAGTTGGAGCCTCACCATCTTACCCGGAATACAGATGTATTAATGGAGTTGAAAGAACAATTACCGTTAACGAGTATGGTGACGGTAAAATGGTATCGCGACTGGCAGCAGATGACGCGTACAATCCGTAACCCCGAATTGAAGTTCCCGGATATCCCGGTATTATTAATGACAGGTGAAAATGATAAAGTTACAGACATTAGTACATCAAAGAAATGGATAACAGAACATACGCTTTCCGAGTTTCACTATAAGCAATGGAAAGGTTGCCTCCACAGCCTTTATTTTGAAGTGGAAAGGGAAGATGTTTTTAAATTTACGATAGATTATATTAATAATGTTTTAAGAGACTTGGGATATATTATTGAATAGTGATAAGCCTAACAAAATCATACTTTGTTAGGTTTATTTTTATTTTCTTTAAAAAAATATATCGAAATTTTCGAATATTTGTAATATACTAAATTTCAAATTAATACATTATTTCAACAAAGGGGGTATAGTATGGATTTCTTGAATGATTTTGTAGGATGGGCCAACAATATTTTATGGGGTCCTGTCATGATTTATGGTATTTTAATCGTTGGTTTGTTTTTCTCTATCCTTACAAAGTTTGCGCAAGTCAGGCTTATTAAAGACATGTTCACGCTAATGTTCACAGGGGAAAAGTCCGATGCCGGAGTTTCTTCCTTCCAAGCAATGTCGATTGCGTTGTCGGGTCGTGTCGGTACGGGGAATATTGTAGGGACGGCTTCAGCAATTGCTTTTGGGGGTCCGGGAGCGGTGTTCTGGATGTGGGTTACAGCCTTTATTGGGGCATCTACAGCGTACATGGAGTCCACATTGGCGCAGATTTACAAAGAGAAAAAAGATGGGCAGTATCGAGGAGGCCCGGCATTCTACATTGAAAAAACAACGGGAATTCGCGCATTAGGAATTATTTTTGCGGTTGCCATGATTGCATCTGTTGCGTTTTTAATGCCAGGTGTTCAGGCAAATGCCATTGCAGGTGCGGTTGATAACGCATTCGGTATTGATCCATGGATTACTGGTCTAATTACGATTCTTTTATTAGCGGTCATTATTTTTGGCGGGGTTAAACGTATTGCGAACACAGCACAAATTTTAGTTCCGTTCATGGCATTAGCCTATTTATTAGTAGCCGGTATTATTATTATTATGAATATTACAGCTGTGCCTGAAGTGTTAGCATTAATTTTCCGCAGTGCGTTTGCGGCAGATGCGGTATTTGGCGGGATGATTGGTAGCGCTATTTTCTGGGGTGTAAAACGTGCTATCTATTCAAACGAAGCAGGGCAGGGTACTGGTGCACATCCAGCTGCTGCTGCAGAAGTATCACATCCGGCAAAACAAGGTTTAGTGCAGGCAGCATCAATTTATATTGATACATTACTAGTATGTTCTGCAACAGCACTGATGATTTTATTCATGGGTACATACAATGTCCATGAGGGTAGCCAAGATGGAGCGCTGATCGAAGCAAAAATGGATGAGACAATAACGTATTCAGGCTTTACGCAAGCAGCGGTAAACGATGCGTTCCCATCTTTAAATAACTTTGGTTCGGGGTTTGTAGCGATTGCACTGTTCTTCTTTGCCTTTACAACTTTAATGGCATATTACTATATTGCTGAAACGAATGTTTCATATATGTTTAATGGTAAGGCAAGACGAATCGGGATATTGTTAATGAAATTCATATTATTGGCTTCGGCATTTTACGGAACAGTTAAAACATCCGATTTAGCTTGGGCATTCGGTGACGTTGGTTTAGGATTAACGGTTTGGATTAACGTAATTATGCTATTATTCATTATGAAGCCTGCCCTCATTGCATTGAAGGATTATGAGCAACAGAAAAAAGAAGGAAAAGACCCAGTATTTGATCCGAAAAAACTCGGAATTAAAAATGCTGATTTCTGGGAGACATATAAGAAAGATTAATAGATTAAAAGGAGCAGCTAGTTAAAAAGCTGCTCCTTTTTTTATGGAATAATACTGATGTAGTGCCTCAAATTGTTCCGTAGTAAAATCTTTTTGTCCGCGAATATATTTTTCATATAAATTATAGTAGCAAATCGTTAAATACTCATCATTATGGTGGCGGCTGTATGGCGGATAGTATTCATATTCAGACAAACTAAAATCGGCAAAATAACGATCCATCTTATCAATCGTACGAATTGTAATGTTTCTGGCGCGCATTTCCTTCAGAACAATTTGCGTATAAATATATAAATCCTCTTTTGGGTATTCATAAATATAATTGATTAATACATGTTTGTCTTCCTTCACGAAAATGCTGTTCAACTCGCGCCACTGGGCAAGCAACTGACTTTTTGGAATAAAAGGGATTAACTCGGTATGCCATAAACGCATCATTTCACCTCATTAAAGATAGAAAAAGAGCTAAGAAAACTTAGCCCTCTATCGGAAATTCTTTTACTTTTTCTAATGCAATGATAAACGGGGGATCATTTTTCTGATTCACAAACTCATAGCGCAGAACATGTACATGTTTTTGCGGTAAATCACTTACATAGCGAATTACTTCGTCGCGCTCGTCTTTTCCGCCTTCATGACCATGATAAACGACTAAAACGATCATTCCCCCGACTTTTAACAGCTTTAACAAACTTTCAATCGCTTGGATCGTAGTGTTCGGCTTTGTTACAATTTCATGATTGCTGCCTGGCAGATAACCAAGATTAAAAATAGCGGCTGAAACAGGTTTGTGAATATAGTTTGCCACATTTTCATGCCCGTCTCTTAAAACGATTGCCCGATGCTCAAGTGCGTTATCGAGCAGTCGGTGTAATGTTGCATCAACCGCTTCCTTTTGCACATCAAAC
This window of the Solibacillus isronensis genome carries:
- a CDS encoding alpha/beta hydrolase; amino-acid sequence: MWKWETEQQPKAVVVILHSAYEHHRWYAWLIEKFRSSHFHVVMGDLPGHGEQGKYTKYHDEDFKEYYKYTKVLLKVALEYNLPLFIVGNGLGAAIATYVLQNNKIECAGVVLTSPWFNLKLAPGKLSNALSSFSAITSNVKLKHELEPHHLTRNTDVLMELKEQLPLTSMVTVKWYRDWQQMTRTIRNPELKFPDIPVLLMTGENDKVTDISTSKKWITEHTLSEFHYKQWKGCLHSLYFEVEREDVFKFTIDYINNVLRDLGYIIE
- a CDS encoding class I SAM-dependent methyltransferase yields the protein MKLERVLQYAQTLLEMSVSEGDIAVDATAGNGHDTLFLANLVGDDGYVYAFDVQKEAVDATLHRLLDNALEHRAIVLRDGHENVANYIHKPVSAAIFNLGYLPGSNHEIVTKPNTTIQAIESLLKLLKVGGMIVLVVYHGHEGGKDERDEVIRYVSDLPQKHVHVLRYEFVNQKNDPPFIIALEKVKEFPIEG
- a CDS encoding pyrimidine dimer DNA glycosylase/endonuclease V gives rise to the protein MRLWHTELIPFIPKSQLLAQWRELNSIFVKEDKHVLINYIYEYPKEDLYIYTQIVLKEMRARNITIRTIDKMDRYFADFSLSEYEYYPPYSRHHNDEYLTICYYNLYEKYIRGQKDFTTEQFEALHQYYSIKKGAAF
- a CDS encoding alanine/glycine:cation symporter family protein gives rise to the protein MDFLNDFVGWANNILWGPVMIYGILIVGLFFSILTKFAQVRLIKDMFTLMFTGEKSDAGVSSFQAMSIALSGRVGTGNIVGTASAIAFGGPGAVFWMWVTAFIGASTAYMESTLAQIYKEKKDGQYRGGPAFYIEKTTGIRALGIIFAVAMIASVAFLMPGVQANAIAGAVDNAFGIDPWITGLITILLLAVIIFGGVKRIANTAQILVPFMALAYLLVAGIIIIMNITAVPEVLALIFRSAFAADAVFGGMIGSAIFWGVKRAIYSNEAGQGTGAHPAAAAEVSHPAKQGLVQAASIYIDTLLVCSATALMILFMGTYNVHEGSQDGALIEAKMDETITYSGFTQAAVNDAFPSLNNFGSGFVAIALFFFAFTTLMAYYYIAETNVSYMFNGKARRIGILLMKFILLASAFYGTVKTSDLAWAFGDVGLGLTVWINVIMLLFIMKPALIALKDYEQQKKEGKDPVFDPKKLGIKNADFWETYKKD
- a CDS encoding gamma carbonic anhydrase, with product MIYPYKDKIPTIHPSAFIADYATITGDVTIGAETSIWFNTVIRGDVNKTIIGDRVSIQDLSCLHQSPAYPLIIEDEVTVGHQVTLHSCTIKKRALVGMGSIILDGAVIGEGAFIGAGSLVPPGKVIPPNCLAMGRPAKVVREVTAEDRADMDRIISEYVAKGQYYKSLQK